The Macrococcoides canis genome has a window encoding:
- a CDS encoding DUF2951 family protein, giving the protein MESLKVKVDNVEEDIKEMKKSIEDHRRDTQISINTLTSTINMVKDNQADQKLINQKMDFTLDSINTERELEKESKKKRDEDFKWLKRWIIGLIGTLGGSLAFAAIRMLLGI; this is encoded by the coding sequence TTGGAAAGTTTAAAGGTAAAAGTAGATAATGTTGAAGAAGATATAAAAGAAATGAAGAAATCTATTGAAGACCACAGACGCGACACTCAAATCAGTATTAATACTTTAACATCAACGATAAACATGGTTAAGGATAACCAGGCAGACCAGAAGCTAATCAATCAGAAGATGGACTTTACGCTCGATTCAATCAACACGGAACGCGAACTAGAGAAGGAGAGTAAAAAGAAGCGTGATGAAGATTTTAAATGGCTGAAACGTTGGATAATCGGACTAATCGGTACGCTTGGTGGCTCTTTAGCTTTTGCAGCAATACGAATGTTGCTAGGTATTTAG
- a CDS encoding glycosyl hydrolase family 28-related protein, with product MTIELNPTPSIYDRTWRLNENENWQILMGIFKEGIDKTMSNEAIKEIIDLWLQQNDFKPKEAVTTFAELPIPAELKEIRGVIDENAVYWFDGTNWVKQSNMNFDGISDVKNTINSDYINVLYPPAPHVGAKGDGVTDDTQAIQNLINIGKGLYFPTPPAHYKVSTLTPLKEQTLLGESKWKTKIKGTVNAPVIRLGDDANTKRYITLKELSIINDYGPALQVIDSNDFTLDNVYTYSNGSTGTEVRRSYRGKIDNCKFVSSKGAAFKLYKSNAIEIGTLVCTGGSLGTAAEISQVAALSIGNMIIESSLTGLRIAANAGDIDDGNCSGINIKSLYIEQSKVPLELATKNSIFGLSAESLFISNANTDVIPARDKMIKIGRVKNSQIKNLSLFPHSTETVFDLFVDNTDTMNKLDIVNVNLNTNPANVYSISGSLATSSATLKAIGRTCNFEFMKGFAFDGHSFFSQTIQANVGTPIMAYNNYSNADLGGGILAIEIYNKNGDLTGAKLQIGRTTSMSFAADVDLGSLNYVNGFASIPVSDVAKVAMFNNEPNLFRVIAGTGTGTFNVKIKYKIL from the coding sequence ATGACAATAGAATTAAACCCTACGCCTTCAATTTACGACAGAACATGGCGATTGAACGAAAATGAAAATTGGCAAATTCTCATGGGTATTTTTAAAGAAGGTATCGATAAAACAATGTCTAACGAAGCGATAAAGGAAATTATTGATTTGTGGTTACAACAAAACGATTTTAAACCGAAAGAAGCCGTGACAACCTTTGCTGAATTACCTATTCCTGCAGAATTAAAAGAGATTCGTGGTGTAATTGATGAGAATGCAGTTTATTGGTTTGATGGAACGAATTGGGTTAAACAATCAAATATGAACTTTGATGGAATTTCAGATGTGAAAAACACGATTAATTCTGATTATATAAATGTACTTTATCCACCTGCACCACACGTTGGCGCTAAAGGAGATGGAGTTACAGATGACACTCAAGCTATTCAAAATTTGATAAATATAGGCAAAGGTCTTTATTTTCCAACACCTCCGGCACATTATAAAGTTAGTACACTTACTCCCTTAAAAGAGCAAACTCTTTTAGGCGAGAGTAAGTGGAAAACTAAGATTAAAGGCACAGTCAATGCGCCTGTCATACGACTAGGAGACGACGCTAATACAAAACGCTATATAACTTTAAAAGAGTTGTCGATAATCAATGACTATGGGCCTGCTTTGCAAGTAATTGATAGTAATGATTTCACTTTAGATAACGTATATACTTATTCGAATGGAAGTACAGGGACAGAGGTTAGACGTTCATATCGTGGAAAAATAGACAATTGTAAGTTTGTATCTAGCAAAGGCGCTGCTTTTAAATTATATAAATCTAATGCTATCGAAATTGGCACTTTAGTGTGTACAGGAGGAAGTTTAGGTACTGCTGCTGAAATATCTCAAGTCGCCGCTTTATCGATAGGTAATATGATTATTGAGAGTAGCTTAACAGGACTTCGTATAGCAGCGAATGCAGGAGACATAGATGACGGAAATTGCAGTGGAATCAACATCAAATCGCTATACATTGAGCAATCTAAAGTACCTCTCGAATTAGCTACTAAGAATAGTATTTTTGGATTAAGTGCAGAAAGTTTATTTATATCAAATGCTAATACAGATGTTATTCCTGCTAGAGATAAGATGATAAAAATAGGTCGAGTTAAAAATAGTCAGATTAAGAATTTATCACTATTTCCACACTCGACTGAAACTGTATTCGACTTATTTGTTGATAACACAGATACGATGAATAAATTAGACATTGTTAATGTCAACTTGAATACTAATCCTGCAAACGTTTATTCTATTTCTGGATCATTAGCAACAAGTAGTGCAACATTGAAAGCAATCGGACGTACTTGTAATTTCGAGTTTATGAAAGGTTTCGCTTTTGATGGCCATTCATTTTTTTCTCAGACAATACAGGCGAACGTTGGGACACCTATAATGGCATACAACAACTATTCAAACGCTGATTTAGGTGGCGGGATTCTTGCTATAGAGATTTACAATAAAAATGGTGATTTAACTGGAGCTAAATTACAGATTGGTCGAACGACATCGATGTCTTTTGCAGCAGATGTTGATTTAGGTTCTCTAAACTATGTTAATGGTTTCGCGAGCATACCAGTTTCAGATGTTGCTAAAGTTGCTATGTTTAACAACGAGCCGAACTTATTCAGAGTAATTGCAGGAACAGGTACAGGAACGTTTAACGTGAAGATAAAATACAAGATATTGTAG
- a CDS encoding phage major capsid protein: MAIPTYTPPNVLLSEAKTGLVPQEQGSLILKDVLNGSAVMKLAKGETMTAPKKSFTYLAKGLGAYWVSETERIQTSKPEYLTAEMEAKKVGVIIPLSKEFLRYTAKDFFNEVKPLIAQAFYEKFDNAVLFGEETPYGDSGKSIIAGATESGNVVTSTGDLYADLNNMMVAIEDGEYDPNGLLTTKSFKGQLRGALDANKQPVFNGTNEVMGLPIAYTGANAFDKEQAAALMGDWDYARYGILQGIEYAISEDATLTTIDASDATGKPVSLFERDMFALRATMHIAFMNVKPDAFAALAPTPTV, translated from the coding sequence ATGGCAATTCCAACTTATACACCACCTAATGTTTTATTATCAGAAGCGAAAACAGGTTTAGTACCGCAAGAGCAGGGTTCATTAATCTTAAAAGACGTATTAAACGGTTCAGCAGTTATGAAGTTAGCGAAAGGTGAAACGATGACTGCACCAAAGAAATCATTCACATACTTAGCGAAAGGTTTAGGCGCTTACTGGGTATCTGAAACAGAACGTATTCAAACATCTAAACCTGAATACTTAACTGCTGAAATGGAAGCGAAAAAAGTAGGGGTTATCATCCCATTATCAAAAGAATTCTTACGTTATACTGCGAAGGACTTTTTCAATGAAGTGAAACCTTTAATCGCTCAAGCATTCTATGAAAAGTTTGACAACGCTGTGTTATTCGGTGAAGAAACACCTTACGGAGATTCTGGAAAATCAATCATCGCAGGTGCTACTGAAAGTGGTAACGTGGTTACTTCTACAGGAGATTTATACGCTGATTTAAATAACATGATGGTTGCGATTGAAGATGGAGAATATGATCCAAACGGATTATTAACTACAAAATCATTCAAAGGTCAATTACGTGGTGCTTTAGATGCGAATAAACAGCCAGTTTTCAATGGTACTAACGAAGTTATGGGCTTACCTATTGCTTACACAGGTGCTAACGCATTTGATAAAGAGCAAGCTGCTGCTTTAATGGGAGATTGGGATTATGCGCGTTACGGTATCTTACAAGGTATCGAGTATGCTATCTCAGAAGATGCAACTTTAACAACAATTGACGCATCAGATGCGACAGGTAAACCAGTTTCATTATTCGAGCGTGACATGTTCGCTTTACGTGCGACAATGCACATCGCATTCATGAACGTTAAACCTGATGCATTCGCAGCATTAGCACCTACACCTACTGTCTAA
- a CDS encoding phage tail spike protein: protein MLIITDLKGISHALLANKTIKKELNGDHTIELEVHQQKNNSLDLNTISEMWTVTYKNIDYKIVYVDKITKGNSFYLKLRGKPLFYDDFAMQVIHFRKDGSMTAVDAFNYIFSNSGYSYTLVNSRAATTWDGFGNGQSRLDLFKQAIDKYSLEFYIQGKTIYLVDAVGSDTNFLYKYKLNASNVSKSIDATSYFTHIKGFGNYKDKGDKQSYLTDAKLKLEYTHPLASVVGVREAPPIVDGRVTQQVTLENMMHSAIDNSLNVTVKATLHDLRKQGYAHGIPQLGDRTFLLDERIDLKQEIRVYGLEEHYDERDVLKDCSVDFGSQSIRKRYKSNITAITNAMQKVLEGRLELPFNVLSGVAKDMVSKIQSASTELIFENGIEAWSKDNPNIGLILNSAGLYITADGGKTAQLAMTGEGIVANSITSGQILTHLVRVVGTEGLFYIDGDVAKWVDASNPNRYTEIRPEGAYFKNGSITIETSSGRKVIENGYVRGNKAVSETLPRTFGPHVTQGDGEFSKNYIVTTSDNYESCAFYTVSHEARYLRTTVTLNTLSSSNALRARLREGSKYSTEARITSSDVREGIEYGTPLIYDLGEPLDYSSTRFIYVEFRLEGTGTGGIRINTREQTDFV, encoded by the coding sequence TTGCTCATAATCACAGATTTAAAAGGTATAAGTCACGCTTTACTTGCGAACAAGACGATTAAAAAAGAATTGAATGGCGACCACACGATTGAGTTAGAAGTACATCAGCAGAAGAATAACTCACTCGATCTAAATACGATAAGCGAAATGTGGACGGTCACATATAAGAACATCGACTATAAAATCGTCTATGTAGATAAAATTACAAAAGGCAACTCCTTCTACTTAAAGTTGAGGGGGAAGCCTCTTTTTTATGATGATTTCGCTATGCAAGTTATACATTTCAGAAAAGACGGAAGTATGACAGCAGTCGATGCATTTAACTATATATTCAGCAACAGTGGCTATAGCTATACCTTAGTCAATAGTCGTGCAGCAACGACTTGGGATGGATTCGGTAACGGTCAGTCAAGGCTAGATTTATTCAAACAGGCGATTGATAAGTACTCGCTTGAATTTTACATCCAGGGTAAGACGATTTATTTAGTTGATGCTGTAGGAAGTGACACGAACTTTTTATACAAGTATAAGTTAAATGCCTCAAACGTAAGTAAGTCGATAGATGCGACTTCTTATTTTACACATATTAAAGGATTTGGGAATTACAAAGATAAAGGCGACAAACAATCGTATCTAACTGATGCTAAGTTGAAACTTGAATATACGCATCCTTTAGCATCAGTAGTCGGTGTACGTGAAGCGCCACCTATAGTTGATGGACGTGTAACGCAACAAGTAACGCTTGAGAATATGATGCATAGCGCCATTGACAACAGTCTGAACGTTACTGTAAAAGCCACATTACATGATTTGAGAAAACAGGGTTATGCACATGGTATTCCACAATTAGGCGATAGAACATTTCTACTCGATGAGCGTATTGATCTAAAACAAGAGATACGTGTATATGGATTAGAAGAACATTATGACGAACGTGACGTGTTAAAGGACTGTAGTGTTGACTTTGGCAGTCAATCGATACGTAAGCGTTATAAATCAAATATTACGGCTATCACAAACGCGATGCAGAAAGTGTTAGAAGGACGATTAGAGTTGCCGTTCAATGTATTAAGTGGTGTCGCTAAAGATATGGTGTCGAAGATACAATCAGCATCCACAGAGTTAATATTTGAAAATGGTATTGAAGCCTGGAGTAAGGACAATCCGAACATTGGCTTGATTCTTAATAGTGCAGGATTGTACATCACTGCTGATGGTGGTAAGACTGCACAACTCGCTATGACAGGCGAAGGGATTGTCGCTAATAGTATTACAAGTGGTCAGATACTCACACACTTAGTACGTGTCGTGGGTACAGAAGGACTTTTCTATATCGACGGAGATGTTGCAAAGTGGGTAGATGCAAGTAACCCAAACAGATACACAGAGATACGTCCGGAAGGCGCATATTTCAAAAATGGTTCTATCACGATTGAAACATCGTCAGGACGAAAAGTTATCGAGAATGGATATGTACGAGGGAATAAGGCAGTATCTGAGACGTTACCACGAACTTTCGGGCCACACGTTACACAGGGTGATGGGGAATTCAGTAAAAACTATATTGTTACTACGAGTGATAATTACGAGAGCTGTGCTTTCTACACTGTATCGCACGAAGCGCGTTATTTAAGAACGACAGTAACACTCAATACTTTATCATCATCTAATGCATTACGTGCCAGACTGCGTGAAGGTTCGAAATACTCGACGGAAGCTCGAATCACATCGAGTGATGTTCGAGAAGGTATTGAGTATGGTACACCTTTAATCTACGACTTAGGAGAGCCTTTAGACTACTCTTCTACACGATTTATATATGTAGAGTTTAGATTAGAAGGCACAGGTACAGGCGGTATTCGTATCAACACAAGAGAGCAGACAGACTTTGTTTAA
- a CDS encoding phage tail family protein produces the protein MNYIDAEIVKGTKKYKISNNELTGTSLEVLSFVIGKVKKRNYFSSIDGRIGRVNYGIEDEYRTIKLRLRASAYDEHDIAHLRDEIFNLFDGEFYIREMRNNVTTVKYETIGSNTNDMNLGNSEYVNGKRYLVALVSDFDIADMQYSEFDLEFETVMLPYAETVYTSMHLHRTKYNEEEAIYGLVDGLNTDYQDYVFTTNTFKVWNAGNVDLRPENMDILITINGLSSNGNFTLKNKTTGDVFIYKNSAYGTLKINGLTISLNNINVLRNTNYEFIGIAKGLNEFEVLNGTFSSISFDFRFYYK, from the coding sequence ATGAATTATATAGATGCAGAAATAGTTAAAGGTACAAAGAAATACAAAATATCTAATAATGAACTGACAGGCACTTCTTTAGAGGTGCTTTCTTTTGTTATTGGTAAAGTTAAGAAACGTAATTATTTTAGTTCAATAGATGGTCGTATAGGACGTGTCAATTACGGTATCGAAGATGAATATCGAACAATCAAATTAAGATTGCGTGCAAGTGCGTACGATGAACATGATATCGCACATTTAAGAGATGAAATCTTCAACTTATTTGATGGCGAATTCTATATACGAGAAATGCGTAATAATGTAACAACAGTTAAATATGAAACAATTGGATCAAACACGAATGATATGAATCTTGGTAATTCTGAATATGTAAATGGTAAAAGGTATCTCGTTGCATTAGTGAGTGATTTTGATATTGCTGATATGCAATATAGTGAGTTCGATTTAGAATTCGAAACAGTTATGTTACCTTACGCGGAAACTGTTTACACGTCAATGCATCTACACAGAACGAAGTATAACGAAGAAGAAGCGATTTACGGTTTAGTTGATGGCTTAAATACAGATTATCAAGACTATGTATTTACAACTAATACTTTTAAAGTTTGGAATGCTGGTAATGTTGATTTAAGACCTGAAAATATGGACATTTTAATCACAATTAATGGTTTGAGCTCAAATGGTAATTTTACGCTAAAAAACAAAACGACGGGTGATGTATTTATTTATAAAAATAGTGCATATGGAACACTTAAAATAAACGGATTAACTATATCACTAAATAATATAAATGTACTAAGAAATACGAATTATGAATTTATAGGAATCGCAAAAGGATTAAATGAATTTGAAGTATTGAATGGTACTTTTTCGAGTATTTCGTTCGATTTTAGATTTTATTACAAATAA
- a CDS encoding DUF4355 domain-containing protein: MNLQDIKQYLADNKDSQEVQDYLKGLKTVSVDDVKGFLDTEEGKRFIQPELDRYHAKSLNTWKENNLEKLVNEEVAKRNPELTEEQKRISALEQELAKNKEEAKREKLLNFALNKAQELKLPTTFVERYLGDDEEATEQNLNSLNETLESIKKEQIDNYVKANGRTDFTDGQSDSVKSASLNDLISEANIRNN, translated from the coding sequence ATGAATTTACAAGATATTAAGCAGTATCTGGCTGATAACAAAGACAGTCAAGAAGTACAGGACTATCTGAAAGGACTTAAGACGGTGTCTGTAGATGACGTAAAAGGCTTTTTAGATACAGAAGAAGGCAAGCGATTCATTCAACCTGAATTAGATCGTTATCATGCTAAGTCGCTCAATACGTGGAAAGAAAACAATCTTGAAAAGCTAGTCAATGAAGAAGTTGCAAAGCGTAATCCAGAGCTTACGGAAGAACAAAAGCGTATCAGCGCTCTTGAGCAAGAACTAGCAAAAAACAAAGAAGAAGCGAAAAGAGAGAAACTACTCAATTTCGCATTAAACAAAGCGCAAGAGTTGAAACTTCCTACAACATTCGTAGAGCGATATTTAGGCGATGACGAAGAAGCGACAGAACAGAACCTTAATTCATTAAACGAAACGCTAGAAAGCATTAAGAAAGAACAGATTGATAACTACGTTAAAGCAAATGGACGTACAGACTTTACAGACGGACAGTCTGACAGTGTAAAAAGTGCAAGTCTTAACGATTTAATCAGTGAAGCGAATATCAGAAATAACTAA
- a CDS encoding tail assembly chaperone, whose amino-acid sequence MSNQITINNHIYQAKGSVAFSRTAKQYAGKTEHKGKEVESDGVVSIFMGLMQQDVEKLIQFWHCATSHEKNNKLTFDEIEEFFMDEIEKGVDMLEYFKSALEVLNEGGYFKGKMRTYWFMMNTSAKAKSKEEKEESLAQVEMFKNLYQEITGKTPYEIIK is encoded by the coding sequence ATGTCAAATCAAATCACAATCAATAATCATATCTATCAAGCAAAAGGTAGCGTTGCTTTCTCGCGTACTGCAAAACAGTATGCTGGTAAGACTGAACACAAAGGTAAAGAAGTTGAATCAGATGGCGTTGTAAGTATCTTTATGGGATTGATGCAACAAGATGTGGAGAAATTAATTCAATTCTGGCATTGTGCGACTTCACACGAGAAAAATAACAAACTTACATTTGATGAAATCGAAGAATTTTTCATGGACGAAATTGAAAAAGGTGTAGACATGCTCGAATACTTCAAATCAGCTTTAGAAGTGTTAAATGAAGGTGGATATTTTAAGGGAAAGATGAGGACTTACTGGTTCATGATGAACACTTCAGCGAAAGCGAAATCGAAAGAAGAAAAAGAAGAATCACTAGCTCAAGTGGAAATGTTCAAGAATCTGTATCAAGAAATCACAGGCAAAACACCTTACGAAATCATCAAGTAG
- a CDS encoding head-tail connector protein — MSQLSTQVQEILKANGIEITNEQLSLFELEVNSLLDAVLYHTSNDFSIYKNEEGVIIYPYAVSKFIASVIEYYERPEVKKGLKARSMGTVSYTFKDNDGYIPDYLLGILEPFKLRKKAKFHVFK, encoded by the coding sequence ATGTCACAACTTTCTACGCAGGTACAGGAGATTCTAAAAGCAAATGGTATTGAAATAACGAATGAGCAACTTTCTTTATTTGAATTAGAAGTAAACAGCTTACTTGATGCAGTTTTATATCATACGAGTAATGACTTCTCGATTTATAAGAATGAAGAAGGTGTAATCATATATCCTTATGCAGTATCAAAGTTTATCGCTAGTGTCATTGAATATTACGAAAGACCAGAAGTTAAAAAAGGGCTTAAAGCACGTTCAATGGGCACTGTGAGCTACACGTTTAAAGATAATGATGGTTATATTCCTGATTACTTACTAGGAATACTTGAGCCTTTCAAGTTAAGAAAGAAGGCGAAATTCCATGTTTTCAAATAA
- a CDS encoding phage minor head protein yields MNFRDISLLIDMLIGLLENAIHLSFKSHVKNITNVINSVLATYDNDRATKYIELEQLKLEIKRLNTEHYKVIQDSIEQYKVLSYIHTKTPSEFLLSQMTGDDVKSSIGNYDELLKHLDSEVDEYKLSTIVNNHINKLTDELSGVVTSNALNDIDNKQTLQAVEHTVDKYKRHAQNLANLETGKAQSQANIDIDEENKEKYKLRKIWISQRDKRVRETHIILDATEADKDGLFHSKPTKAKGLAPRMMKGALAMKENAGCRCSIGYRINGVELQQMDKNHMSKEHQVLYERTKFDRYQMWLDKVSENIHPAYYEQLSKGIDWDRKQMLKKKKNTVRDDATKFKEMLENGFHKKADGSWGY; encoded by the coding sequence ATGAACTTTAGAGATATATCACTTCTTATTGATATGTTAATTGGTCTACTCGAAAATGCGATACATTTATCTTTTAAATCACACGTTAAGAATATTACTAATGTTATTAATAGTGTTCTCGCAACGTATGACAACGATAGAGCAACGAAATATATTGAGTTAGAACAATTGAAGCTAGAAATAAAACGATTGAATACAGAGCATTATAAAGTGATTCAAGATAGTATAGAACAATACAAAGTGTTGAGTTACATCCACACAAAGACACCATCAGAATTCTTGTTATCACAAATGACAGGCGATGATGTTAAATCATCTATCGGTAATTATGATGAGTTACTTAAACACTTAGATAGTGAAGTAGATGAATACAAGTTATCTACAATCGTAAATAATCACATCAACAAGCTAACTGATGAATTAAGTGGTGTTGTTACTTCTAATGCGTTGAATGACATTGATAACAAGCAGACGTTACAAGCAGTTGAACATACAGTCGATAAATACAAACGACATGCACAGAACTTAGCCAATCTCGAAACAGGTAAAGCGCAATCACAAGCGAATATCGATATTGACGAAGAAAACAAAGAAAAGTATAAACTTCGTAAAATATGGATCAGTCAACGTGATAAACGAGTGCGAGAGACACATATAATACTCGATGCAACTGAAGCTGATAAAGACGGACTATTTCACAGTAAGCCTACTAAAGCGAAAGGCTTAGCACCTCGCATGATGAAAGGCGCACTCGCTATGAAAGAGAACGCAGGGTGTCGCTGTAGCATTGGTTATCGTATCAATGGTGTTGAATTACAACAGATGGACAAGAATCACATGTCAAAAGAACACCAGGTACTATATGAGCGAACGAAATTTGACCGTTATCAAATGTGGTTAGATAAAGTAAGTGAGAATATCCATCCTGCGTATTATGAACAGTTAAGTAAAGGCATTGACTGGGATAGAAAGCAGATGCTTAAAAAGAAAAAGAATACCGTTCGAGATGATGCAACGAAATTTAAAGAAATGTTAGAGAATGGTTTTCACAAAAAAGCTGATGGCAGTTGGGGGTATTAG
- a CDS encoding HK97-gp10 family putative phage morphogenesis protein, with protein sequence MNNIVKGLKQFQKRVEADVKKGVKEFVELQHTQASDRVPVDSSELLNSIEKSVDGYKGHVSVNAPHAIFVEWGTGVYATGPGGSRAKRIPWVYEKDGKFYTTYGMPAQPFWYPALHISRDYFHSYFDRK encoded by the coding sequence ATGAATAATATTGTTAAAGGCCTGAAGCAGTTTCAGAAGCGTGTTGAGGCAGATGTGAAAAAAGGTGTGAAAGAGTTTGTTGAGTTACAGCACACGCAAGCAAGCGATAGAGTGCCAGTTGATTCAAGCGAGTTATTAAACTCAATCGAAAAGAGTGTAGATGGCTATAAAGGGCATGTATCTGTAAATGCACCACATGCGATTTTCGTTGAATGGGGGACGGGCGTGTACGCGACTGGACCAGGTGGCTCACGCGCTAAAAGAATACCATGGGTTTACGAGAAAGACGGTAAGTTTTACACAACTTATGGTATGCCTGCACAGCCCTTCTGGTATCCTGCGTTACACATTAGCAGAGACTATTTCCACAGTTACTTTGACAGGAAGTGA